A stretch of the Vigna radiata var. radiata cultivar VC1973A chromosome 7, Vradiata_ver6, whole genome shotgun sequence genome encodes the following:
- the LOC106768619 gene encoding protein SPA1-RELATED 2 isoform X2, whose protein sequence is MWNDNFDGMDEELEIGEGVQVQHQNKDDGYSLNPEFRGILKPQEYDEIPEDKNMAERREHLHPGLFSDGDGGVMVEELMVKSCNGSTLEIGTLNGPGSLHDSRSPWRHNCQPFADSRVGRDCIIARKSVQATSSAWEDFGPMSSRDILARKSVNYDHGNVVQHLSADDHTAEQKEDEGDAREVMQTKTAHKSGFSEYFSRSTLKGKGIVCKGPSSNGLNVVSRDQNLMKSGIDIQMDSNAFPSSDLKIAKSPHNATVPRFGGFDTDGVILREWLKSRHHEGSKTEHLSIFRKIADLVGGFHSQGVAMHNLYPSYIKLLPSNHVMHLGLPTQKHKLDSVANSEVLQLETSLIRKRLSEKVKSSSHNLRMKKQKFGDNVRVAGDKNQCPPMTDLYHQIANDVKVNAVVSQDHCNEYKEDIQFSKHNIRRPSRLPHISNAGQFQLTSSNEGLEEEWYTSPEGGCTILSNIYCLGVLFFELFNHFDSERTHTAAMSALRGRILPSAFLSEYPKEAAFCLRMLHPEPSSRPTIREILQSDVINGTKVVDCEELLSSLNQYDAESELLLHFLISLKEQKHVDAHKLTEEIRCMESDIKEVERRHDLRLSLASSSLKNNSSCGIEGVSLLKEASSAEILPPVYTVSKENELRLMKNMCLLENAYFSMRSTIKLPGTETATRPDKDVLRNSDNFCVAQKEMEKHTDTLGAFFDGLCKYARYQKFEVRGILRTADFNNPVNVICSLSFDRDGDYFAAAGISKKIKVFQFDAIFNNSVDIHYPVVEMVNKSRLSCVCWNSYVQNYLASTDYDGVVKLWDANTGQEFSRLTEHEKRSWSVDFSIVCPTKFASGSDDCSLKLWSINEKNSLGTIRNVANVCCVQFSAHSSHMLAFGSADNSAYCYDLRFLRTPWCVLSGHRKSVSFVKFLDSETLVSASTDNTLKIWDLNRTSPVGRSTSACSLTLTGHTNEKNFVGLSVADGYITCGSETNEVYAYYKSFPMPVTSHKFGSIDPVSVHLKFC, encoded by the exons ATGTGGAATGATAATTTTGACGGCATGGACGAAGAATTGGAGATTGGTGAAGGTGTGCAAGTGCAACATCAGAACAAGGATGATGGCTATTCACTAAACCCTGAATTCCGCGGAATATTAAAACCCCAAGAATATGATGAAATTCCAGAAGATAAGAATATGGCTGAAAGAAGGGAACATTTGCATCCAGGTCTATTTTCTGATGGCGATGGTGGTGTCATGGTTGAAGAGTTAATGGTGAAAAGTTGCAACGGTTCTACCCTAGAAATCGGTACTTTGAACGGTCCAGGGTCTTTGCATGATAGCCGCAGTCCATGGCGGCATAATTGTCAGCCGTTTGCTGATTCGCGTGTGGGAAGGGATTGCATTATAGCTAGAAAGAGTGTTCAAGCTACATCTAGTGCTTGGGAAGATTTTGGGCCCATGTCTTCCCGAGACATATTAGCTAGAAAATCAGTCAATTACGATCATGGCAATGTCGTGCAGCACTTGTCCGCTGATGACCACACAGCTGAGCAAAAGGAGGATGAAGGTGATGCTCGCGAAGTAATGCAAACAAAAACTGCACACAAATCAGGATTTTCAGAGTATTTTAGTAGAAGTACATTGAAGGGAAAGGGTATTGTATGTAAAGGTCCATCTTCTAATGGTTTGAATGTCGTGTCCAGAGATCAGAACCTGATGAAGTCTGGCATTGATATTCAGATGGATTCTAATGCATTCCCGAGCTCCGATTTAAAGATTGCAAAGTCTCCTCATAATGCTACTGTGCCAAGATTTGGTGGGTTTGACACTGATGGTGTGATTTTGAGAGAATGGTTGAAATCTAGGCACCACGAAGGAAGCAAAACAGAGCATTTAAGTATATTCAGAAAAATTGCAGACTTGGTTGGCGGTTTTCATTCTCAGGGAGTTGCAATGCACAATCTGTACCCTTCTTATATTAAATTGCTACCATCCAACCATGTTATGCATCTTGGGTTGCCAACTCAGAAACACAAATTAGATAGTGTTGCGAATTCTGAAGTTCTTCAGCTAGAGACTTCCCTTATTAGAAAAAGGCTGTCGGAGAAAGTAAAATCTTCCTCTCATAATTTGCGGATGAAGAAACAGAAGTTCGGTGACAATGTTAGAGTTGCAGGTGATAAGAATCAGTGCCCTCCTATGACTGACTTGTATCATCAAATTGCCAATGATGTTAAAGTCAATGCAGTGGTATCACAAGATCATTGCAATGAATACAAGGAAGATATCCAATTTTCTAAGCATAATATTAGGAGACCGTCTCGCCTCCCTCACATATCTAATGCAGGTCAATTCCAATTGACTTCCTCAAACGAAGGATTGGAAGAAGAATGGTATACAAGTCCCGAGGGTGGTTGCACAATATTATCAAATATCTACTGTCTGGGGGTCCTTTTTTTTGAG TTATTTAATCATTTCGATTCAGAACGAACACATACTGCTGCAATGTCTGCTCTTCGTGGTAGGATTCTTCCCTCAGCTTTCCTATCAGAGTATCCTAAGGAAGCTGCATTTTGCCTTAGGATGCTGCATCCTGAACCATCATCACGTCCAACAATAAG GGAGATTCTACAATCTGACGTGATAAATGGAACAAAAGTGGTGGACTGTGAGGAATTACTCTCAAGTCTTAACCAATATGACGCAGAATCAGAATTGCTATTGCATTTCCTCATCTCTCTGAAAGAGCAGAAACACGTGGATGCCCACAAATTGACTGAGGAAATCAGATGCATGGAATCAGATATAAAAGAGGTGGAAAGAAGGCATGATTTGAGACTATCCTTGGCTTCCTCGAGCTTGAAGAACAACTCGTCCTGTGGAATAGAGGGTGTATCTCTTCTCAAAGAAGCTTCAAGTGCAGAAATATTACCACCAGTATACACAGTTTCTAAAGAAAATGAACTGAGACTGATGAAAAATATGTGCCTACTTGAAAATGCTTACTTTTCTATGAGATCTACAATTAAGCTTCCTGGAACAGAAACAGCAACCCGCCCAGATAAAGATGTGCTGAGAAATTCTGACAACTTCTGTGTAGCtcaaaaagaaatggaaaaacataCAGATACTTTAGGAGCTTTCTTTGACGGTTTGTGCAAGTATGCGCGTTATCAAAAGTTTGAAGTGCGGGGCATACTAAGAACTGCTGATTTTAACAATCCAGTAAATGTAATCTGTTCTCTGAGTTTTGATAGAGATGGAGACTACTTTGCTGCTGCTGGGATAtcgaagaaaataaaagtttttcagTTCGATGCAATTTTCAATAACTCTGTCGACATCCATTATCCTGTAGTTGAGATGGTAAACAAATCAAGGCTAAGTTGTGTTTGCTGGAATAGCTACGTCCAGAACTATCTTGCCTCCACAGACTATGATGGTGTAGTTAAG CTATGGGATGCCAATACAGGTCAAGAGTTTTCTCGACTCACCGAACATGAAAAGAGGTCCTGGTCTGTTGATTTCTCTATTGTATGCCCTACTAAATTTGCCAGTGGGAGTGATGACTGTTCTTTGAAACTGTGGAGTATCAATGAG AAAAACAGTTTAGGCACAATAAGGAATGTCGCTAATGTCTGTTGTGTTCAGTTCTCTGCTCATTCATCTCATATGCTGGCCTTTGGATCCGCGGATAATTCGGCTTATTGCTATGATCTTCGCTTTCTTAGAACCCCTTGGTGTGTTTTGAGTGGCCATCGTAAATCTGTAAGTTTTGTCAAATTCTTGGACTCTGAAACACTAGTTTCTGCATCAACCGATAATACCTTGAAGATCTGGGATCTCAATAGAACCTCTCCTGTGGGTCGGTCAACTAGTGCTTGCAGCTTAACTCTGACTGGACATACCAATGAGAAg AATTTTGTGGGTTTATCAGTTGCTGATGGATATATAACATGTGGTTCAGAAACAAATGAG
- the LOC111240499 gene encoding rootletin-like: MQEVESLSKQKSDLKQEVEKQTHEVKHLTSKNTELNGEIVELDSLLKKEKDKVFDLQAQLNDNENQEKPNIADLMAKICELEQEIKSLQTQKDEMEEKLKCEQSEASTQREDLMDKLDMVQQRLNFMESVNKEVEAKMESQREQLYQDFTEINNLKDNLTNMRLVEKHMVAEKNRLLYRLRDLELNLESQMSQKSELEENLRDKNYEIKELTEENKVFQERNHELRTTMTQKGEELSNFIREHENHENGASMEVMTLKAKLNEMRLELDTMHEQKNKLEQQIDRSQKEYVESLTRMENLNAKLATQIGDQEKMIEQLSEENKQAKVVFSKLKTVQVTAERKINELAEEFRRKMEDNIKLLHQRIHVAEQLNNENKYSYKITKQRYEEEFKDIGKKIGHYKDEKTRISNGFEFIALNGLDLAIENLEEYASRVTKMMCEVKFMKDRMMEKNEEVKEMRENVNYFRELLDKKEEQELLLRENLWKLEAEVSKEGGDKLNLRKEVSQLEKKVGKLEKSVKKKEEDLANLGEKKREAIRQLCFVIEFHRDRCNYLKDMATKNRVNNIT; this comes from the coding sequence ATGCAAGAGGTTGAGAGCTTGAGCAAACAAAAAAGTGATCTAAAACAAGAGGTTGAAAAGCAAACACATGAAGTTAAACATCTGACCTCGAAGAACACTGAGTTGAATGGTGAAATAGTCGAACTTGATTCGTTGttgaaaaaggagaaagataAGGTGTTCGATTTGCAGGCACAATTAAATGACAATGAGAACCAAGAAAAGCCCAATATTGCAGATTTGATGGCAAAGATTTGTGAGTTGGAACAGGAGATCAAATCCTTGCAGACACAGAAAgatgaaatggaagaaaaattaaaatgtgagCAAAGTGAAGCATCAACTCAAAGAGAAGATTTGATGGATAAACTTGACATGGTGCAACAAAGGTTGAATTTCATGGAAAGTGTGAACAAAGAAGTAGAAGCCAAGATGGAAAGCCAAAGGGAGCAACTTTATCAAGATTTTACTGAGATAAACAATCTAAAGGACAATTTAACTAATATGAGATTGGTTGAGAAACATATGGTGGCAGAGAAAAACAGGCTTCTTTATAGGCTTAGGGATCTAGAACTAAATTTGGAAAGCCAAATGAGTCAGAAAAGTGAATTGGAAGAGAATTTAAGAGACAAGAATTATGAGATTAAAGAACTAACAGAGGAAAATAAGGTCTTCCAAGAAAGAAACCATGAACTTAGAACAACAATGACACAAAAGGGAGAAGAGTTATCTAATTTTATAAGAGAACATGAAAACCATGAAAATGGAGCTTCCATGGAAGTTATGACTTTAAAAGCAAAACTTAACGAAATGAGACTAGAGTTGGACACTATGCACGAACAGAAGAACAAACTGGAGCAACAAATCGATCGAAGTCAAAAAGAATATGTTGAAAGCCTAACAAGGATGGAAAATCTGAATGCCAAGTTGGCAACCCAAATAGGAGATCAAGAGAAAATGATTGAACAACTTAGTGAGGAGAACAAACAAGCTAAAGTTGTGTTTAGTAAATTGAAGACTGTTCAGGTAACTGCGGAAAGGAAAATTAATGAATTGGCAGAAGAGTTTCGAAGGAAAATGGAAGACAACATAAAGTTGTTGCACCAGAGGATTCATGTTGCAGAACAACTGAATAACGAAAATAAGTATAgttacaaaataacaaaacaaaggTACGAGGAAGAGTTCAAAGATATAGGAAAGAAAATTGGTCactataaagatgaaaaaacaagaatttcaaatgGGTTTGAATTTATTGCACTAAATGGATTAGATTTAGCAATTGAAAATCTGGAAGAGTATGCAAGTCGTGTGACTAAGATGATGTGTGAGGTTAAGTTTATGAAGGATCGGATGATGGAAAAGAATGAGGAGGTGAAAGAAATGAGAGAGAATGTGAATTACTTTAGGGAATTGTTGGATAAAAAGGAAGAACAAGAATTGTTGTTAAGGGAGAATTTGTGGAAATTGGAGGCAGAGGTGAGCAAGGAAGGAGGAGATAAGTTGAACCTAAGAAAAGAAGTGAGTCAATTGGAGAAGAAAGTGGGAAAATTAGAAAAGAgtgtgaaaaagaaagaagaagatttaGCTAACCTTGGGGAGAAGAAAAGGGAAGCAATAAGACAACTTTGTTTTGTGATTGAGTTTCATAGAGATCGTTGTAACTATCTAAAGGATATGGCTACAAAAAATAGGGTAAATAACATTACATAG
- the LOC106768619 gene encoding protein SPA1-RELATED 2 isoform X1 produces the protein MWNDNFDGMDEELEIGEGVQVQHQNKDDGYSLNPEFRGILKPQEYDEIPEDKNMAERREHLHPGLFSDGDGGVMVEELMVKSCNGSTLEIGTLNGPGSLHDSRSPWRHNCQPFADSRVGRDCIIARKSVQATSSAWEDFGPMSSRDILARKSVNYDHGNVVQHLSADDHTAEQKEDEGDAREVMQTKTAHKSGFSEYFSRSTLKGKGIVCKGPSSNGLNVVSRDQNLMKSGIDIQMDSNAFPSSDLKIAKSPHNATVPRFGGFDTDGVILREWLKSRHHEGSKTEHLSIFRKIADLVGGFHSQGVAMHNLYPSYIKLLPSNHVMHLGLPTQKHKLDSVANSEVLQLETSLIRKRLSEKVKSSSHNLRMKKQKFGDNVRVAGDKNQCPPMTDLYHQIANDVKVNAVVSQDHCNEYKEDIQFSKHNIRRPSRLPHISNAGQFQLTSSNEGLEEEWYTSPEGGCTILSNIYCLGVLFFELFNHFDSERTHTAAMSALRGRILPSAFLSEYPKEAAFCLRMLHPEPSSRPTIREILQSDVINGTKVVDCEELLSSLNQYDAESELLLHFLISLKEQKHVDAHKLTEEIRCMESDIKEVERRHDLRLSLASSSLKNNSSCGIEGVSLLKEASSAEILPPVYTVSKENELRLMKNMCLLENAYFSMRSTIKLPGTETATRPDKDVLRNSDNFCVAQKEMEKHTDTLGAFFDGLCKYARYQKFEVRGILRTADFNNPVNVICSLSFDRDGDYFAAAGISKKIKVFQFDAIFNNSVDIHYPVVEMVNKSRLSCVCWNSYVQNYLASTDYDGVVKLWDANTGQEFSRLTEHEKRSWSVDFSIVCPTKFASGSDDCSLKLWSINEKNSLGTIRNVANVCCVQFSAHSSHMLAFGSADNSAYCYDLRFLRTPWCVLSGHRKSVSFVKFLDSETLVSASTDNTLKIWDLNRTSPVGRSTSACSLTLTGHTNEKNFVGLSVADGYITCGSETNEVYAYYKSFPMPVTSHKFGSIDPVSGKETDDNYSQFVSSVCWRGKSDMLIAANTSGCIKVLQMV, from the exons ATGTGGAATGATAATTTTGACGGCATGGACGAAGAATTGGAGATTGGTGAAGGTGTGCAAGTGCAACATCAGAACAAGGATGATGGCTATTCACTAAACCCTGAATTCCGCGGAATATTAAAACCCCAAGAATATGATGAAATTCCAGAAGATAAGAATATGGCTGAAAGAAGGGAACATTTGCATCCAGGTCTATTTTCTGATGGCGATGGTGGTGTCATGGTTGAAGAGTTAATGGTGAAAAGTTGCAACGGTTCTACCCTAGAAATCGGTACTTTGAACGGTCCAGGGTCTTTGCATGATAGCCGCAGTCCATGGCGGCATAATTGTCAGCCGTTTGCTGATTCGCGTGTGGGAAGGGATTGCATTATAGCTAGAAAGAGTGTTCAAGCTACATCTAGTGCTTGGGAAGATTTTGGGCCCATGTCTTCCCGAGACATATTAGCTAGAAAATCAGTCAATTACGATCATGGCAATGTCGTGCAGCACTTGTCCGCTGATGACCACACAGCTGAGCAAAAGGAGGATGAAGGTGATGCTCGCGAAGTAATGCAAACAAAAACTGCACACAAATCAGGATTTTCAGAGTATTTTAGTAGAAGTACATTGAAGGGAAAGGGTATTGTATGTAAAGGTCCATCTTCTAATGGTTTGAATGTCGTGTCCAGAGATCAGAACCTGATGAAGTCTGGCATTGATATTCAGATGGATTCTAATGCATTCCCGAGCTCCGATTTAAAGATTGCAAAGTCTCCTCATAATGCTACTGTGCCAAGATTTGGTGGGTTTGACACTGATGGTGTGATTTTGAGAGAATGGTTGAAATCTAGGCACCACGAAGGAAGCAAAACAGAGCATTTAAGTATATTCAGAAAAATTGCAGACTTGGTTGGCGGTTTTCATTCTCAGGGAGTTGCAATGCACAATCTGTACCCTTCTTATATTAAATTGCTACCATCCAACCATGTTATGCATCTTGGGTTGCCAACTCAGAAACACAAATTAGATAGTGTTGCGAATTCTGAAGTTCTTCAGCTAGAGACTTCCCTTATTAGAAAAAGGCTGTCGGAGAAAGTAAAATCTTCCTCTCATAATTTGCGGATGAAGAAACAGAAGTTCGGTGACAATGTTAGAGTTGCAGGTGATAAGAATCAGTGCCCTCCTATGACTGACTTGTATCATCAAATTGCCAATGATGTTAAAGTCAATGCAGTGGTATCACAAGATCATTGCAATGAATACAAGGAAGATATCCAATTTTCTAAGCATAATATTAGGAGACCGTCTCGCCTCCCTCACATATCTAATGCAGGTCAATTCCAATTGACTTCCTCAAACGAAGGATTGGAAGAAGAATGGTATACAAGTCCCGAGGGTGGTTGCACAATATTATCAAATATCTACTGTCTGGGGGTCCTTTTTTTTGAG TTATTTAATCATTTCGATTCAGAACGAACACATACTGCTGCAATGTCTGCTCTTCGTGGTAGGATTCTTCCCTCAGCTTTCCTATCAGAGTATCCTAAGGAAGCTGCATTTTGCCTTAGGATGCTGCATCCTGAACCATCATCACGTCCAACAATAAG GGAGATTCTACAATCTGACGTGATAAATGGAACAAAAGTGGTGGACTGTGAGGAATTACTCTCAAGTCTTAACCAATATGACGCAGAATCAGAATTGCTATTGCATTTCCTCATCTCTCTGAAAGAGCAGAAACACGTGGATGCCCACAAATTGACTGAGGAAATCAGATGCATGGAATCAGATATAAAAGAGGTGGAAAGAAGGCATGATTTGAGACTATCCTTGGCTTCCTCGAGCTTGAAGAACAACTCGTCCTGTGGAATAGAGGGTGTATCTCTTCTCAAAGAAGCTTCAAGTGCAGAAATATTACCACCAGTATACACAGTTTCTAAAGAAAATGAACTGAGACTGATGAAAAATATGTGCCTACTTGAAAATGCTTACTTTTCTATGAGATCTACAATTAAGCTTCCTGGAACAGAAACAGCAACCCGCCCAGATAAAGATGTGCTGAGAAATTCTGACAACTTCTGTGTAGCtcaaaaagaaatggaaaaacataCAGATACTTTAGGAGCTTTCTTTGACGGTTTGTGCAAGTATGCGCGTTATCAAAAGTTTGAAGTGCGGGGCATACTAAGAACTGCTGATTTTAACAATCCAGTAAATGTAATCTGTTCTCTGAGTTTTGATAGAGATGGAGACTACTTTGCTGCTGCTGGGATAtcgaagaaaataaaagtttttcagTTCGATGCAATTTTCAATAACTCTGTCGACATCCATTATCCTGTAGTTGAGATGGTAAACAAATCAAGGCTAAGTTGTGTTTGCTGGAATAGCTACGTCCAGAACTATCTTGCCTCCACAGACTATGATGGTGTAGTTAAG CTATGGGATGCCAATACAGGTCAAGAGTTTTCTCGACTCACCGAACATGAAAAGAGGTCCTGGTCTGTTGATTTCTCTATTGTATGCCCTACTAAATTTGCCAGTGGGAGTGATGACTGTTCTTTGAAACTGTGGAGTATCAATGAG AAAAACAGTTTAGGCACAATAAGGAATGTCGCTAATGTCTGTTGTGTTCAGTTCTCTGCTCATTCATCTCATATGCTGGCCTTTGGATCCGCGGATAATTCGGCTTATTGCTATGATCTTCGCTTTCTTAGAACCCCTTGGTGTGTTTTGAGTGGCCATCGTAAATCTGTAAGTTTTGTCAAATTCTTGGACTCTGAAACACTAGTTTCTGCATCAACCGATAATACCTTGAAGATCTGGGATCTCAATAGAACCTCTCCTGTGGGTCGGTCAACTAGTGCTTGCAGCTTAACTCTGACTGGACATACCAATGAGAAg AATTTTGTGGGTTTATCAGTTGCTGATGGATATATAACATGTGGTTCAGAAACAAATGAG